GGGTCAATGCCGCCATGAGACAACAGGGTTGCCACCATGCTGGTTGTGGTGGTTTTGCCATGAGTGCCTGCAACGGCAATGCCGTATTTGAGGCGCATCAGTTCGGCCAGCATCTCGGCGCGCGGAATCACCGGCACCAGCAGACGATGGGCTTCCACCACTTCCGGATTATCCGAGGACACGGCGGTACTGGTGACCACCACTTGGGCTTCCTGAACATTTTCAGCCGCATGGCCGTAATTCACCCGACCACCGAGAGATTCCAAGCGTCGGGTCAGCTCGCTGGCGCGCAGATCCGAGCCAGAGACCTCATAGCCCAGGTTAAGCAATACCTCGGCAATCCCGCTCATGCCGATACCGCCGATACCGACAAAATGAATTCGTTTAATTTTTCCGTACATTATTTCGTCCGTTTCCGTGCCACGTGACGACACTCGTTAAGGATCAGATCGGCAGCACCTTTGGCAGCAAGCATTTTCGCCTGACGGCCCATGTCGGCCAGACGCTGCGGGTCTTGAAACAGGCTAATCAATTCATCCGCCAAACGCTGTGGCGTCAATTGGTCTTGGGGGAGTAAAACCGCCGCATCATGTTTAGCAAGCACCCGGGCATTGCACGTCTGATGGTCCGCTGCCGCTTGAGGGAAAGGCACCAGCACCGCCGGGCGCCCGCAGGCCGCCAATTCCGCCACAGTGGTAGCCCCAGAACGACACAGTACCAGTTGATTGTCGCGATACGCTGCAGCCATATCATCGATAAACGGCAGCAAGGTCACCCGGTCGAAATTGCGGTCATTATACGCGGCGACCATATCGGCCAGAGCCGCTTCGCCGGTCTGATGTACAATGGTCAGCTCGGGCAGCGCCCGCTTAAGCAGCGGCAGGGCCTCCACTATCGCCTGATTAATCGCCCGAGCGCCTTGGCTGCCGCCAAAGATCAACAGGCTGGGATGGTCGCCACGCCAGGCGCGACAACTGAATAACTCCTGACGCACCGGATTACCGGTCAAGACCACCGGACGACCGTGGAAGTGCTGGGCCACATCGGCCATCGATATGCACACGCGTTTGGCCCAGCGTGCGGCCAGCCGATTGGCCAGTCCCGGCCAGGCGTTCTGCTCATGCAATACCACCGGAATCCGTTTCAGCCCGGCAGCCACCAGCATCGGCAACGAGGCATAGCCGCCAACACCGATCACCACATCGGCATTGAAGTCGCCTAAAATCTCCAAGGCTTCCCGGGTACTCGACACCAGCTTGGCCATGACGCAGGCTTTCTGCCAAACGCTTTTACCGGCAAAGCCACTAAAATCAACATAGTCGATGTCAAACCCCGCCGGCTCCACCACCCGGGCTTCAATCCCCTGCCGGGTGCCGACAAACAGAATTTCGTTGGCCGTATCCAGCTCCATGGCCCGCCGGGCAATAGCCAGAGCCGGAAACACATGCCCTCCGGTCCCCCCCCCGGCAATCAGAATATTCATGATGGGCTCCTTACCGTTTGGCTGGAAATATTCAACAGCACCCCAATCGAAAACAGCGTGCACAACAGACTGGTGCCGCCATAAGAGATCAGCGGCAAGGCCAACCCTTTATTGGGCAGCATAGACATGGCCACTCCCATATTGGCAAACGCCTGCAACCCAAACAAAATACTGATGCCGAACGCCGTCAGTCGTCCGAATCCATCTGGTGCCTGATACGCCACCCGCAAACCAAGCAAAACCACAACCAAGTACATGGTAATGATCAGTGCCACGGTGACATAGCCCATCTCCTCACCAATGATGGAGAAGATAAAATCGGTGTGCGCTTCGGGCAGGTAAAACAGCTTCTGCTTGCCCTCGCCGAGGCCCTGGCCCATCAAACCGCCCAGACCAAACCCCATCTGGCTCTGAATCACTTGAAACCCCGTGTCAAATGGGTCCTGCCAGGGATCCCAGAACGCCATGATCCGTTTGCGCCGATACTCCTCCTGCATGATGAAATACACCAGGGTCGGCATGGCGACGATCACGCTGGAGACCAGATAGCGCCAGCGTGTTCCCGCGACCAGCAGCATACTGCCGGTCACCGCCGCCATCGTGGCTGAGCCGCCCAGATCTCGCTGGGCCAGCATCAGGCCGATCAACATCAACAGCACCACCATGTAGGGCACAAAGCCGTAACGAAAATCCTTGAGCCGGTCTTCCTTTTTAGTCGCCGAGTGGGCCAGGTAAAAAATCAGCGCCAGTTTGGCCGCTTCAGACGGCTGAAACGTGAACCCTGGCATGCGAATCCAGCGGTAAGCACCGCCGGCTTTCGCGCCGACACCGGGAATAAACACCGCCGCCAGCAGCAGCGTGCACAGCAACAACAACGGCACGGCCAGCTTGCGCCACCAGTGATAATCAATGCGCATGGTGATGGCCAGGGCGGCAAAGCCCAACAGGGCAAACACGCCCTGTCGTTTCAAAAAATAGAACCCGTCACCGTGGACCTTGAGCGCCATCATCGACGAGGCGGAATAGACCATCATCACTCCGAAGCAGGCCAGAGCCACAGTGAGAATCAGAATCGTGTTGTCATACTCGCGTTTGACCATGGTTACTCTTTCCCATGCAGGGCCCGAACCGCCTCACTGAATCGCTCACCACGTTCTTCGAAACTTTTGAACATGTCAAAACTTGAGCAGCCGGGCGACAACACTACCTGGCCCGGCGACGGCGTCACCTTATGCGCCACGTCAACGGCCTGCTCCATGGACTCCGCCCGATAAATCGGGCAAAGATCGCCCCACGCCTGTTCCATCAAGTCTGCAGCCTGTCCGATCAACACCAACGCTGTCACCCGCCCCTGTAACGCCGAGCGAATGTCCCGGTAATCACCACCCTTATCTTTGCCACCGGCAATCAGGGTCACTGGAGCGGAAAGTCCGCCGACACTCTTCTCAACACTGCCGAGGTTGGTCCCTTTGGAATCGTTGTACCAGCGCACACCATTAAGAGTACGCACCAGCACCATACGATGGGGCAGGCCGGTAAAGCGACAAGCCGCCTGCCAGGCCTGCTCAGGATCACAACCTTCCAACAATACCGGCACCAGCGCGGCCATGACATTTTCAATATTGTGCAATCCGGACAACATGAGTTCGTCGGTATTGAAACAGCACTGTTCGCCCTTGTTGCACCAATGGATCGTTCCCTGAGTAAAGCTGATCCCCTGCTCCAACAACCGTTGGGAGGAAAATCTCACCGGACGACTGTCGATGCCCGGTACCATAGCCATAACCAGTTCATCTTCGCCATTGAGCACCGCGATATCATCAGCGGTCTGGTTGGCAAAGATCGCCTTTTTGGCCGCCACATAGGCCGCCATATCCGGATAGCGGTCGAGGTGATCTACCGACACATTGAGCATCAGCGCATAGCGTGGATGAAGCTGGTCGATGGTTTCCAACTGAAACGATGACAGTTCCACGACCACGTAATCGACATCCTGCCCTGCCGCCTCAATCAGCGGCACACCAATGTTGCCACCGACAAACACCCGTTTTCCGCAGCCACGCAGCATCTGACCCACCAGCTCGGTGGTGGTCGACTTGCCGTTGGTTCCGGTAATCGCAATCACCGGCGCCGTCAGGTGGCGAGAGGCGTATTCCACTTCCCCCCACACCGGTATTCCGCGATCAATGGCTTTGGCCAGCACCGGCACCGTCAACGGCACACCGGGGCTGACAACGATCAGATCCGCCTGCTGAAACACAGCGTCATCGTGGCCACCGAGATCGCGCTGCACCCGGCTATCCAGAATCTCAAGACCTGGAATCTGCTCCGCACTGCGCCGGTCACTCAGTGTCACGTCGGCACCGGCAGAGATCGCATGGCGACATACCGCCAGTCCACTGAGACCGGCCCCCACTACAACAATTCGTTTCCCGGCAATGTTCGTCATGCTATCTCAGTTTCAAAGTCGACAGGGCCACCAGAGCCAGTACGATACTGATAATCCAGAATCGGACGATAATCTTCGGTTCCGGCCAACCTTTAAGTTCGAAATGGTGATGGATCGGCGCCATACGAAACACCCGTCGGCCCAGAAAACGAAACGACATCACTTGAACAATCACCGACAACGCTTCCACAACAAAGATGCCGCCGACAATCACCAGCACCAGCTCCTGCTTAACAATGATGGCAATAATGCCCAGCGCTCCGCCGAGTGACAAACTGCCGACATCGCCCATAAACACTTGAGCCGGATAGGTGTTAAACCACAGAAAACCCAACCCGGCGCCCACCATAGCTCCGCACATGATGGACAATTCCCCGGCTCCGGGAACACCACCGATCTGCAGATAGGAGGACAACTTGGCATTACCAGCCAGATAGGCAAACAGCAGATACGCACTCGACGCGCTGATCATCGGCCCGATAGCCAGACCGTCAAGACCATCGGTCAGGTTGACGGCATTACCGCTACCCACCACCACCAGCAGAATCAACGGAATATAAAACAAACCGATATTTGGCTGAAATCCTTTGAAAAACGGGACCGTTAACACCGGTTCAAACGGTGTCACCGTAAACAGCAGATACCCGGCTATCCCGGCAATCAGCAACTGGCCGAGCATCTTGTGGCGCGCGGAGAGACCGTCACTGCTCTTCAATTTGACCTTTTTATAATCGTCGACAAAACCGATGGCTCCATAGCCCACCGTCACCAGCAGCGCCACCCACACATAGCCGTTGCGCAGATCCGCCCATAGCAGCGTCGGCAACACAATGGCAATAAGGATCAACGTGCCGCCCATGGTGGGCGTGCCCTCTTTTTTAAAGTGGGATTCAGGACCAACTTTGCGAATGGTCTGACCAATCTGCAACGAGCTCAACCGTTCAATGACCCACGGACCAAGCAGAAACGACAATACCAGGGCGGTAATGGTCGCATAGATGGTGCGAAAGGTGATAAAGCGAAACACATAGAGCGCGGAAAACTCAGTATGTAACGGATAAAGCAGATGGTACAGCATGATTCCTCCCGACAGGCTCCCGCCCGACAGTCTTATTGGTTCAAGTCGTCCTGAGCCAGCAGCGCATGAACAACTTTTTCCATGCGCATTCCCCGCGATCCCTTCACTAAAATACAATCGTCTTCACGAACCTGCCGCTCCAGCCAGTCGAGAATTTCATCATGGCTGGTGCAAATAGCACCCTGGCCACCCTGCTCAACCACCCCTTTAAGTACAGCGGCCGCCCAATCGCCATAACACAAGACTTGCTCGGCACGCTGAGCCGCCAAACGGCCGAGTTCTTCGTGACAGGCCTGCGAGACGTCGCCCAATTCGAGCATATCGCCAAGCACAGCGATCTTCGTCCCCTGAC
The nucleotide sequence above comes from Desulfuromonas acetoxidans DSM 684. Encoded proteins:
- the murG gene encoding undecaprenyldiphospho-muramoylpentapeptide beta-N-acetylglucosaminyltransferase, which gives rise to MNILIAGGGTGGHVFPALAIARRAMELDTANEILFVGTRQGIEARVVEPAGFDIDYVDFSGFAGKSVWQKACVMAKLVSSTREALEILGDFNADVVIGVGGYASLPMLVAAGLKRIPVVLHEQNAWPGLANRLAARWAKRVCISMADVAQHFHGRPVVLTGNPVRQELFSCRAWRGDHPSLLIFGGSQGARAINQAIVEALPLLKRALPELTIVHQTGEAALADMVAAYNDRNFDRVTLLPFIDDMAAAYRDNQLVLCRSGATTVAELAACGRPAVLVPFPQAAADHQTCNARVLAKHDAAVLLPQDQLTPQRLADELISLFQDPQRLADMGRQAKMLAAKGAADLILNECRHVARKRTK
- the ftsW gene encoding putative lipid II flippase FtsW encodes the protein MVKREYDNTILILTVALACFGVMMVYSASSMMALKVHGDGFYFLKRQGVFALLGFAALAITMRIDYHWWRKLAVPLLLLCTLLLAAVFIPGVGAKAGGAYRWIRMPGFTFQPSEAAKLALIFYLAHSATKKEDRLKDFRYGFVPYMVVLLMLIGLMLAQRDLGGSATMAAVTGSMLLVAGTRWRYLVSSVIVAMPTLVYFIMQEEYRRKRIMAFWDPWQDPFDTGFQVIQSQMGFGLGGLMGQGLGEGKQKLFYLPEAHTDFIFSIIGEEMGYVTVALIITMYLVVVLLGLRVAYQAPDGFGRLTAFGISILFGLQAFANMGVAMSMLPNKGLALPLISYGGTSLLCTLFSIGVLLNISSQTVRSPS
- the murD gene encoding UDP-N-acetylmuramoyl-L-alanine--D-glutamate ligase, with the translated sequence MTNIAGKRIVVVGAGLSGLAVCRHAISAGADVTLSDRRSAEQIPGLEILDSRVQRDLGGHDDAVFQQADLIVVSPGVPLTVPVLAKAIDRGIPVWGEVEYASRHLTAPVIAITGTNGKSTTTELVGQMLRGCGKRVFVGGNIGVPLIEAAGQDVDYVVVELSSFQLETIDQLHPRYALMLNVSVDHLDRYPDMAAYVAAKKAIFANQTADDIAVLNGEDELVMAMVPGIDSRPVRFSSQRLLEQGISFTQGTIHWCNKGEQCCFNTDELMLSGLHNIENVMAALVPVLLEGCDPEQAWQAACRFTGLPHRMVLVRTLNGVRWYNDSKGTNLGSVEKSVGGLSAPVTLIAGGKDKGGDYRDIRSALQGRVTALVLIGQAADLMEQAWGDLCPIYRAESMEQAVDVAHKVTPSPGQVVLSPGCSSFDMFKSFEERGERFSEAVRALHGKE
- the mraY gene encoding phospho-N-acetylmuramoyl-pentapeptide-transferase; its protein translation is MLYHLLYPLHTEFSALYVFRFITFRTIYATITALVLSFLLGPWVIERLSSLQIGQTIRKVGPESHFKKEGTPTMGGTLILIAIVLPTLLWADLRNGYVWVALLVTVGYGAIGFVDDYKKVKLKSSDGLSARHKMLGQLLIAGIAGYLLFTVTPFEPVLTVPFFKGFQPNIGLFYIPLILLVVVGSGNAVNLTDGLDGLAIGPMISASSAYLLFAYLAGNAKLSSYLQIGGVPGAGELSIMCGAMVGAGLGFLWFNTYPAQVFMGDVGSLSLGGALGIIAIIVKQELVLVIVGGIFVVEALSVIVQVMSFRFLGRRVFRMAPIHHHFELKGWPEPKIIVRFWIISIVLALVALSTLKLR